One genomic segment of Brachionichthys hirsutus isolate HB-005 chromosome 13, CSIRO-AGI_Bhir_v1, whole genome shotgun sequence includes these proteins:
- the LOC137903515 gene encoding probable methyltransferase-like protein 24: MRTCARCWGRGAPPFRSGMLLLLVPPFVFTLQLFVAGPRLPPASGVGAEEERHGAVVSSVISIDPKKNSRQPVHRRPGLEEDVGAEDWERRNEDENEILTRQMAPRTLELMPWAADKESFTAELDRIMVYVPRPQINCSRVLYPGQAQPSLPPPADSPRWMLCADDWLLPAVDRPCVAYSFSMDGGDSEFLKTVSVLGCEVHTFDPSDSNASSGHRGNSLASTHGDEGVVRQHKMWLEWRAPRKRKHKTRGSLGSVSQTLADIMAALGHHTVHFLYADLLSAEWRVFQSWIESGTLQSVHHLVAIMHLQWAGFEVGGTSEEVLRYWFSVLQGVKASGLMLVHSSPGEGRGVLKKSVTNAHSSYTLSWVNIRR; the protein is encoded by the exons ATGCGGACCTGTGCCCGGTGCTGGGGCCGCGGTGCTCCCCCCTTCCGCTCCGGAATGCTACTACTTTTAGTTCCGCCGTTTGTCTTCACGCTCCAGCTCTTCGTAGCCGGGCCGCGGTTACCTCCAGCCTCCGGGgtgggggcggaggaggagcggcACGGCGCCGTTGTGTCCTCCGTTATTAGCATCGATCCGAAGAAGAACTCCCGCCAGCCGGTACACCGGCGACCGGGTCTGGAGGAGGACGTCGGGGCGGAAGATTGGGAAAGGCGGAACGAGGATGAGAACGAGATCCTCACGCGCCAG ATGGCGCCCAGAACGTTGGAGCTGATGCCGTGGGCAGCGGACAAAGAGTCCTTTACGGCAGAACTCGACCGCATCATGGTGTACGTCCCCAGGCCGCAG ATAAACTGCTCCAGGGTTTTGTATCCCGGACAGGCTCAgccatcgctgcccccccccgcggatTCGCCCCGCTGGATGCTGTGTGCGGACGACTGGCTCCTCCCGGCTGTGGATCGACCGTGTGTTGCGTACTCCTTTAG CATGGACGGGGGAGATTCGGAGTTTCTAAAGACCGTTTCGGTGCTGGGATGTGAAGTCCACACTTTTGATCCCAGCGACTCCAATGCATCCAGCGGTCACCGTGGCAACAGTTTGGCCAGTACCCATGGTGACGAAGGCGTGGTCAGGCAGCACAAGATGTGGCTGGAGTGGCGAGCTCCGAGGAAGCGCAAGCACAAGACGAGGGGCAGCCTGGGTAGCGTTTCTCAGACACTGGCAGACATCATGGCAGCTCTGGGACATCACACA GTTCACTTTCTGTATGCTGACCTGCTCAGCGCTGAGTGGCGAGTTTTCCAGAGCTGGATCGAGTCAGGAACTCTACAAAGTGTCCATCACCTGGTTGCCATCATGCACCTGCAATGGGCGGGGTTTGAAGTGGGCGGAACCAGCGAGGAAGTGCTTCGCTACTGGTTCAGCGTTCTGCAGGGAGTCAAGGCTTCCGGACTCATGCTCGTGCACAGCTCTCCAGGAGAGGGTCGCGGTGTCCTGAAAAAGAGCGTGACAAACGCTCACAGCTCGTACACGCTCAGCTGGGTCAACATCAGACGCTGA
- the LOC137903401 gene encoding LOW QUALITY PROTEIN: proto-oncogene tyrosine-protein kinase Yrk-like (The sequence of the model RefSeq protein was modified relative to this genomic sequence to represent the inferred CDS: inserted 1 base in 1 codon): MGCVCCKQKKSNKAAAVAAAAETSATADVAELSPSNTDGGSSTALSQGRYCPDPXQAIPDFNKGFSSSTVFTNTNTSQWPGGGGVTLFIALYDYEARTEDDLTFQKGEKFHIINNTEGDWWEARSLDTGSSGYIPSNYVAPVDSIQAEEWYFGKMGRKDAERQLLGHGNQRGTFLIRESETTKGAYSLSIRDWDDNKGDHVKHYKIRKLDNGGYYITTRSQFDTVRQLVEHYTGRTPPAPPSHAIPL; this comes from the exons ATGGGGTGTGTCTGTTGCAAGCAGAAGAAGTCCAACAAAGcagcggcggtggcggcggcagcAGAAACATCAGCAACGGCAGACGTCGCAGAACTGTCTCCTAGCAACACAGATGGAGGATCGTCCACGGCCTTGTCTCAGGGCCGCTATTGTCCCGATC CTCAGGCCATCCCAGACTTCAACAAGGGCTTCTCCTCCAGCACCGTTTTCACCAACACCAACACCAGCCAGTGGCCTGGAG GTGGAGGGGTCACGCTCTTCATAGCGTTGTACGACTACGAGGCGCGAACGGAAGATGACCTCACGTTTCAGAAAGGAGAGAAATTCCACATCATCAACAACac CGAGGGCGACTGGTGGGAGGCTCGTTCTTTGGACACGGGCAGCTCAGGTTACATTCCCTCCAACTACGTCGCTCCTGTTGACTCCATCCAGGCTGAGGA gtGGTATTTCGGCAAGATGGGGAGAAAGGATGCGGAGAGACAGCTGTTGGGCCATGGCAACCAGAGGGGAACTTTCCTCATACGAGAGAGCGAGACCACCAAGG GTGCTTACTCTCTGTCTATCCGTGACTGGGATGACAACAAGGGAGACCACGTCAAGCACTACAAGATCCGCAAACTGGACAACGGCGGCTACTACATCACCACGAGGTCTCAGTTTGACACCGTGCGCCAGCTGGTGGAGCATTACACAGGTAGgacgccgccggcgccgccctcTCACGCCATCCCTCTCTGA
- the ahdc1 gene encoding LOW QUALITY PROTEIN: transcription factor Gibbin (The sequence of the model RefSeq protein was modified relative to this genomic sequence to represent the inferred CDS: inserted 3 bases in 3 codons) — MSGLSHRLRSGQAGAPVGFVGTQAEGRACVGGLEGLAEAELWPRELRLQEGSRGPSNDGLAPVTPNHFTSPSSLRLGQRPPRQQRRLRRRHXSETLRNMQTHIDTDVHAQTASQSRRDNCGHTDMKAHAGAVALECSRAPTPEATHTTSPQPLSLALGGPPASTKQLAAPVRTAQTDMSSTFCRVPCDSNPESSALPVEAEKKYALRSSGRPRFPCHLRKSSRLRRGTAEDGAKRAGKGRGGGEEEVEILEEIWRVKEEEVAVGEREDLSVEAVLPTTPCPAAIALALTVPKPVHKAVPKPGQRVGHRPGPKSRSRPTLKSVHKAAPKSVMKKRQAAQSITHRSIPPFPFANASAGPASLFSVREEHVPESGATPSNNRKRGRFVGVRKIIVKVARIPVSLSRRQKSYKISNLETVTGMDKSHGDGGAEGSEGVREPTALLRMKNNGKSVMVMFPPGELPVILKRRRGRPPKQALPGLPADPQNTGNPGGNGDQPXKLQRRRRTKLPSPYPSYVNDTNDVKTEYGDVLSKLAFLNYQPLTXSPPRCWTPSEPESFHTPLENPGISTLLHRLTGFRRPRGGRGGATGRGAGIAGGVVHNKSTFSDFFETIGKKRKPGPLSEHGLPRKRGKGVGGVGRGGGTVGTEPGGERVVKKRRMRKNGVFKGERMPTGQDWPNGTGGWGEDGGTDKEKGFSVYQLCGSSRGGFSSCEVGRGGSYSRPGGSRGVGPAGDDSQGLFAGYFRSLLDSDDSSDLLDISSQSDPRKASSAPGYETSSPATGHRWSPAFPKWVTKSDSAGAESSAQAHCSSARPPYSYGSLAQISPTTSSYPKSTPPTLSRSPSSPHLASYGHYSPGYSSSSPAVPQRSPDCSFAIGSGHGSGKAAGQMSFSSYQAAVKRGFSGYPAAGHSSVVRGESAGATSPGGGFMSVAKSSPFSSSSSAEGYKQYNANQWSYRQGFGGWSPDNFGHHFHGYGEYGSNESKDILDISNYTPQKAKRQPFLESLSESSSDSSHPGTAATGGGPGSSSGGTYKQNETASAGGEGAQSSLSSLEKLMMDWHESASGSSYNWSQNVLFQGAGTGKPGRGRRKRTEPQFEKEGGSFLHSDSPSSPSPTPTPGPKRGGVGGRGRGSRGGRGGLSPCQRERLSGAKGRGKAASSSGPGGTLTSGGPEGSGPFQEGLDYYSGDSSSLSPLATPNPAMPSSYLQDPCEYPSPYSAHPSTPSSEERYPALYPGESSSSLSPGVSSPPYPPKPTPPPPQPYHPVPSRTFSPPSCSPSPRVTPHCGTALSPPHRPPPKDPQFSQYDSPSYCSSPYWYGQTSHSSSPSPHSHGTHTNAAVHTHNNQHTSPHGNPLASANANTHINATSHDSHLVNTQPHANLSSHSNTHSSPHLQSNPLSHSSPQTNTHPHHIAHPNSHLSSHPLSNPSTSLHSHSAPVLYEECSPPLTVPPHKRDLASAPLTMSTGHRQGTLPHSPYPKPPLDSSPHQEDTSGFSLSHQSYQGMGHCYASQAAQGGEVLCQLLDPANDDSFSVTSL; from the exons ATGAGCGGCTTGTCACATCGCCTACGTTCAGGCCAAGCTGGGGCTCCAGTGGGTTTCGTTGGGACTCAGGCAGAAGGAAGAGCCTGCGTGGGAGGCTTGGAGGGGTTGGCAGAGGCTGAGCTCTGGCCCAGGGAGCTCAGGCTCCAGGAGGGGTCCCGGGGTCCCTCGAATGATGGACTGGCACCAGTGACTCCCAACCACTttacctccccctcctccctccgccTTGGCCAGCGGCCCCCCCGTCAGCAGAGAAGGCTGAGACGCAGGC CCTCAGAGACGCTACGAAACATGCAAACGCACATAGACACGGACGTTCACGCACAGACAGCTTCACAGTCACGTAGAGACAATTGTGGACACACAGATATGAAGGCGCACGCAGGCGCCGTAGCGCTAGAATGTTCCAGAGCTCCCACACCggaggccacacacacaacctcacctCAACCTTTGTCTTTGGCCCTTGGCGGTCCCCCTGCCTCCACCAAACAGCTGGCAGCTCCTGTCCGGACTGCACAGACAGACATGTCTTCAACCTTTTGTCGTGTCCCTTGTGATTCAAACCCCGAGTCCTCCGCTCTTCCCGTGGAGGCGGAGAAGAAGTACGCACTCCGGAGCTCCGGTCGTCCCCGCTTCCCTTGTCACCTGCGCAAATCCTCCCGCTTGCGCCGAGGCACGGCAGAGGACGGAGCGAAGCGAGCGgggaaagggagaggaggaggagaagaggaggttgAAATATTGGAGGAGATCTGGAGGGTTAAAGAGGAGGAAGTGGCTGTTGGCGAGAGGGAGGATTTATCTGTGGAGGCTGTTCTGCCCACAACTCCCTGCCCTGCAGCCATTGCTTTGGCTCTCACTGTACCAAAGCCTGTTCATAAAGCTGTACCCAAACCGGGGCAAAGAGTCGGGCATAGACCAGGACCTAAATCAAGGTCTAGGCCCACACTGAAATCTGTCCATAAAGCAGCTCCTAAAAGCGTCATGAAGAAGCGCCAAGCAGCCCAGTCCATAACTCACCGCAGTATCCCTCCTTTCCCTTTTGCAAACGCATCCGCCGGGCCTGCATCTCTTTTCAGTGTACGGGAGGAACACGTTCCGGAGTCGGGGGCCACGCCTTCGAATAACCGGAAACGTGGGCGCTTTGTCGGG GTGAGGAAGATCATTGTCAAGGTCGCTCGCATTCCTGTCAGCCTTAGTCGTCGCCAGAAGAGCTACAAGATTTCAAATTTGGAAACGGTTACGGGAATGGACAAGAGTCACGGCGACGGCGGCGCGGAGGGCTCGGAAGGGGTTCGAGAGCCAACGGCCCTTCTCCGCATGAAGAACAACGGGAAGAGCGTTATGGTGATGTTCCCTCCTGGAGAACTGCCTGTTATTCTCAAACGCAGGCGTGGAAGACCACCGAAGCAGGCTCTGCCGGGACTACCAGCAGACCCCCAGAACACCGGGAACCCTGGTGGGAATGGAGACCAGC AAAAGCTCCAAAGGCGACGTCGGACTAAACTCCCCTCCCCTTATCCATCCTACGTGAACGATACTAATGATGTGAAAACAGAGTACGGAGATGTTCTATCCAAACTGGCCTTCCTAAACTACCAGCCCCtta cctcccccccccgctgctggACACCCAGTGAGCCAGAAAGCTTCCATACTCCCCTGGAAAACCCTGGAATATCAACCTTGCTCCACCGGCTCACTGGGTTCAGACGCCCCCGAGGCGGCAGGGGAGGGGCCACTGGAAGAGGAGCTGGGATTGCTGGGGGGGTTGTGCACAATAAGAGCACTTTCAGTGACTTCTTCGAAACCATTGGCAAGAAGAGGAAACCGGGCCCACTGTCTGAGCACGGGTTACCTCGGAAAAGAGGGAAGGGTGTAGGtggtgtggggagggggggaggaactGTTGGGACTGAGCCTGGGGGGGAGAGAGTAGTTAAAAAAAGACGCATGAGAAAAAACGGGGTGTTTAAAGGGGAGCGAATGCCCACGGGGCAGGACTGGCCCAACGGGACGGGTGGCTGGGGTGAAGACGGGGGCACGGACAAGGAAAAAGGTTTTAGTGTGTATCAGCTATGTGGATCTTCACGGGGGGGCTTTTCCTCCTGTGAGGTTGGAAGGGGAGGCTCTTACAGCAGGCCCGGAGGTAGCAGAGGGGTTGGGCCAGCTGGCGACGACTCCCAAGGCCTGTTTGCTGGATATTTCCGCTCCCTCCTTGACTCCGATGATTCATCCGACCTGTTGGACATCTCCTCGCAGTCAGATCCCCGCAAGGCTTCCTCTGCTCCTGGCTATGAGACATCCAGTCCCGCTACTGGTCACAGGTGGTCTCCTGCATTCCCCAAGTGGGTCACTAAGAGCGACAGCGCTGGGGCGGAGAGTTCGGCACAGGCGCATTGCTCCTCAGCCAGGCCTCCGTACAGCTACGGCAGCCTGGCCCAGATATCGCCCACTACTTCCAGCTATCCTAAATCCACCCCTCCGACTCTCTCACGCTCTCCTAGCTCACCCCATTTGGCCTCTTATGGTCACTACTCCCCCGGctactcttcctcttctcccgcGGTGCCACAGAGGTCTCCCGATTGCAGCTTTGCAATTGGATCGGGACACGGCAGTGGCAAAGCCGCGGGTCAGATGAGTTTTTCGAGCTACCAGGCAGCAGTCAAGCGAGGCTTTAGTGGGTATCCTGCCGCAGGTCATTCCTCCGTGGTGCGGGGGGAATCAGCAGGAGCCACATCTCCGGGAGGGGGGTTCATGTCCGTGGCTAAAAGTAGCccattcagctcctcctcctctgcagaggGTTACAAGCAGTACAACGCCAATCAATGGAGCTATAG ACAAGGTTTTGGTGGTTGGTCACCAGATAACTTTGGGCACCATTTCCATGGTTACGGCGAATATGGTTCCAATGAGTCCAAGGACATCTTGGATATCTCCAACTACACCCCCCAGAAGGCCAAGCGGCAGCCTTTTCTTGAGAGTCTGTCAGAATCCTCCTCTGACTCTTCGCATCCCGGTACTGCTGCCACCGGCGGAGGACCCGGCTCCTCCTCGGGTGGCACGTACAAACAGAACGAGACGGCTTCTGCTGGTGGAGAAGGGGCTCAATCAAGTCTGTCCAGCCTGGAGAAGTTGATGATGGATTGGCACGAGAGTGCTTCGGGGTCGTCTTATAATTGGAGCCAGAATGTTCTTTTCCAAGGTGCGGGGACAGGCAAACCTGGCCGCGGTCGCAGGAAACGGACTGAACCACAATTCGAAAAAGAAGGAGGCTCTTTTTTACACTCTGATTCCCCGTCCAGTCCCTCCCCGACACCTACTCCTGGACCTAAACGAGGAGGGGTCGGAGGACGGGGCCGAGGGTcgagaggaggcagagggggTTTGTCTCCTTGTCAGAGAGAACGGCTGTCCGGAGCCAAAGGCAGGGGCAAGGCTGCCTCTTCATCTGGACCAGGGGGGACATTGacttctggaggtccagaggGGTCTGGGCCGTTCCAGGAAGGACTGGACTATTACAGCGGAGACAGTAGTAGCCTCTCTCCCTTGGCCACTCCCAATCCGGCAATGCCCTCCAGCTACCTCCAGGACCCCTGTGAGTACCCGTCCCCTTACTCTGCCCACCCCTCCACCCCTTCATCAGAGGAGCGCTATCCAGCCTTGTACCCCGGAGAGTCCTCCTCGTCCCTCTCCCCTGGTGTCTCATCTCCCCCTTACCCTCCCAAGCCTACGCCTCCTCCACCCCAACCGTACCACCCTGTCCCGTCCCGGaccttctcccccccctcttgcTCTCCCTCACCTCGTGTGACACCCCACTGCGGCACAGCGCTCAGTccccctcaccgcccccctccgaAAGACCCACAGTTCTCACAGTATGACTCTCCCAGCTACTGCAGCTCCCCCTACTGGTACGGACAGACGTCGCACAGTAGCAGCCCGAGCCCGCACTCACACggcacgcacacaaacgcagcCGTGCACACGCACAACAACCAACACACAAGTCCTCACGGTAACCCTCTCGCCAGCGCGAACGCAAACACGCACATCAACGCGACCTCCCACGACTCGCACCTTGTCAATACACAACCCCACGCCAACCTGAGCTCACACAGCAACACCCATTCCTCCCCACACCTTCAGAGCAACCCCCTCTCCCATTCAAGCCCTCAGACCAACACTCACCCCCACCACATTGCGCACCCCAACTCTCACCTCTCCTCCCACCCACTCTCCAACCCCAGTACCAGCCTCCACTCCCACTCAGCACCTGTGCTTTACGAGGAGTGCAGCCCTCCCTTGACTGTGCCCCCCCACAAGCGGGATCTGGCCTCTGCCCCGCTGACCATGAGCACAGGCCATCGCCAGGGCACCTTGCCTCACTCCCCGTACCCCAAACCTCCCCTGGACTCTTCGCCACATCAGGAGGACACGAGCGGCTTCTCCTTGTCCCACCAGTCCTACCAGGGGATGGGACACTGCTACGCCTCCCAGGCGGCTCAGGGGGGCGAGGTGCTGTGCCAGCTCCTGGACCCAGCCAATGACGATAGCTTCAGCGTTACCAGCCTGTAA
- the wasf2 gene encoding actin-binding protein WASF2, translating to MPLVTRNIEPRHICREAIPSNIRSELECVTNFSLANIIRQLGSLSQYAEDVFRELFVQARDFSTRVNTLGERVDRLQVKVTQLDPKEEEVSLQAITTRKAFRSSLTQDQQLFTRPSLPMPIQDTYATCNPPPPLNHLNQYRDDGREALKFYTDPSYFFDLWKEKMLQDTKDIMKERRKHRKEKKDHLNQRTLNPRKIKTRKDEWERRKMGEEFVVPRNDMMNSCEGLNGSIGSGEGFTSETLEQSTGSYAFEPGSPLSPPGHDDFLPPPPPDMTYNDGQYGAASPKRVSMLSPSHPPPAPPMASSPPSSRPSLSPPPAPPPPPPPSGFGAPPPPTGFDNPPSPPPLSPFPSYSSPPVPPPPPMMSNASPPPPPPMPAGGGPPPPPPPPPPPGPPPASGKSVLPPPPAGGAAPSSAPKPPPEPVSDPRSDLLQAIRQGTHLRKVEAQREQEKRDHSGDDVAAILSRRIAVECSDSEDDSSEFDDDDWSD from the exons atgccTCTGGTTACAAGAAATATCGAGCCACGGCATATCTGTCGTGAAGCCATCCCTTCCAACATCCGCAGTGAGCTGGAATGCGTCACCAATTTCAGCCTAGCCAACATCATCCGCCAGCTCGGCAGCCTCA GCCAGTATGCAGAGGATGTGTTTCGGGAGCTGTTTGTCCAGGCGAGGGATTTTTCCACCCGAGTGAATACGCTGGGAGAACGGGTGGATCGTCTACAAGTTAAAGTCACTCAGCTGGAccccaaagaagaagagg TCTCTCTTCAGGCCATCACTACCCGCAAGGCCTTCCGTAGCAGTCTGACCCAGGATCAGCAGCTGTTCACTCGGCCGTCTCTGCCGATGCCTATACAGGACACCTACGCCACGTGTAACCCGCCGCCGCCACTCAACCACCTCAACCAATACCG GGACGATGGAAGGGAAGCCCTGAAGTTTTACACCGATCCCTCTTACTTCTTTGACCTGTGGAAGgagaagatgctgcaggacaccAAGGACATCATGAAGGAGAGACGCAAGCACAGA aaggagaagaaggaccATCTGAACCAGCGCACCCTCAATCCGCGAAAGATCAAGACCAGGAAGGATGAATGGGAACGCCGCAAGATGGGGGAGGAGTTTGTGGTTCCGAGGAATGATATGAT GAACTCTTGTGAAGGTCTGAATGGCAGCATCGGATCTGGAGAAGGTTTCACTTCCGAAACCCTTGAGCAGAGCACCGGCTCCTACGCGTTCGAGCCCGGCTCCCCGCTGTCTCCGCCTGGCCAcgatgacttcctcccacctccgcCCCCAGACATGAC GTACAATGACGGGCAGTATGGAGCCGCTTCCCCCAAGCGCGTTAGCATGTTGAGCCCAAGTCacccacctcctgctcctccgaTGGCCTCTTCCCCACCCAGTTCTCGCCCCAGCCTTTCTCCTCCCCCCgcgcctcctccccctccaccaCCCTCTGGCTTCGGTGCTCCGCCACCTCCCACTGGCTTTGACAAcccaccttctcctcctccactttccCCCTTTCCTTCCtattcctctcctcctgttccccctcctccacccatgATGTCCaatgcttctcctcctcctcccccgccaATGCCTGCCGGTGGcggcccccctcctcccccgccgcctccccctcctcctggcCCTCCACCTGCATCTGGGAAGTctgttctccctcctcctcccgctggcGGTGCGGCACCCAGCTCTGCTCCCAAACCTCCGCCGGAGCCCGTTAGCGATCCCCGCAGTGACCTGCTGCAGGCCATCCGACAAG GCACGCACCTGCGTAAGGTGGAGGCGCAGCGCGAGCAGGAGAAGAGGGACCATTCAGGCGACGACGTGGCGGCCATCTTGTCCCGGCGCATCGCCGTGGAGTGCAGCGACAGCGAGGACGACTCCTCGGAGTTCGACGATGACGACTGGTCcgattga
- the LOC137903513 gene encoding G-protein coupled receptor 3-like: MALNASELGWEESSGADAFFPLGQLESSPPYEDPPLTAWGIALCVSGTLIATENAIVVTTILATPSLRAPVFLLLASLGLADLLAGVTLVLHFLFLFCMEPSDWSELVTSGLLVTSLTASLCSLMGVALDRYMSLSHALTYGSSQSRRRAAVLLLAVWLGACVIGASPAMGWHCLGDPNSCSVARPLTRTYLSLLCGGFLMVVVVTLQLYASICRVARRHAHAIATQRHSLPANQSYASKTGSGRGFSRLMLVLGVFVGCWMPFSLWGLLGDASSPPLYTYATLVPAAGSSLLNPILYSLRNKDIRKVLFQACCPHRHAQNAHAHAHAHYPVDV; this comes from the coding sequence ATGGCCCTGAACGCCTCTGAGCTGGGCTGGGAGGAGTCCTCAGGTGCAGACGCCTTCTTCCCTCTCGGCCAGTTGGAAAGCTCCCCTCCGTATGAAGACCCGCCCCTCACGGCGTGGGGCATCGCCCTTTGTGTTTCAGGAACTCTTATTGCCACTGAAAATGCAATCGTGGTCACGACCATTTTGGCCACCCCTTCTCTCCGGGCgcctgtttttctgctgctggCTAGCCTCGGATTGGCTGATCTCCTAGCGGGTGTTACCTTGGTCCtgcacttcctcttcctgttctgcATGGAGCCGAGCGATTGGTCGGAATTGGTGACCTCGGGACTTCTGGTGACATCCCTTACCGCCTCTCTATGTAGCCTGATGGGCGTCGCTTTGGATCGATACATGTCTTTAAGCCACGCCCTCACCTATGGTTCAAGCCAATCACGTCGCAGagccgctgtcctcctcctggcCGTCTGGTTGGGTGCCTGTGTGATCGGGGCGTCGCCTGCAATGGGATGGCACTGTCTGGGTGACCCAAACTCCTGTTCTGTAGCACGACCTTTGACCCGGACTTACCTATCGCTGCTGTGCGGTGGCTTCCTGATGGTTGTCGTGGTAACTCTGCAGTTGTATGCGAGCATCTGCCGCGTGGCAAGGCGGCACGCTCACGCCATCGCCACTCAGAGGCACTCCCTCCCAGCCAACCAATCATATGCAAGCAAAACCGGCAGTGGGAGGGGCTTCTCTCGCTTGATGCTGGTGCTTGGTGTGTTTGTGGGCTGCTGGATGCCTTTCTCCCTCTGGGGGCTGCTGGGAGACGcctccagcccccccctgtACACCTACGCCACCTTGGTGCCGGCGGCTGGGAGCTCGCTGCTGAACCCGATCCTCTACAGTCTCAGAAACAAAGACATACGCAAGGTGCTGTTCCAGGCCTGCTGCCCCCACAGACACGCAcaaaacgcacacgcacacgcgcacgcacactaTCCCGTCGACGTGTAG